The following are from one region of the Rhizobium sullae genome:
- a CDS encoding alkylphosphonate utilization protein — protein sequence MAGNDDEYVYDEVTGEWRPASELAAAAQTAAEVRDAAGNVLKDGDSVTLIKDLKVKGANQTLKQGTVIRSIRLTENLEEIDCRHDTIKGLVLRTEFVRKR from the coding sequence ATGGCGGGCAATGACGACGAATACGTCTATGACGAAGTGACGGGCGAATGGCGTCCGGCTTCGGAATTGGCTGCTGCCGCGCAGACGGCCGCCGAGGTCCGGGACGCTGCCGGAAACGTCCTCAAGGACGGCGATTCCGTCACTCTCATCAAGGATCTGAAGGTCAAGGGCGCCAATCAGACCCTGAAGCAGGGCACGGTGATAAGGTCGATCCGCCTGACGGAAAACCTGGAAGAAATCGACTGCCGCCACGATACCATCAAGGGCCTCGTCCTGCGCACGGAATTCGTCCGCAAGCGGTAG
- a CDS encoding helicase HerA-like C-terminal domain-containing protein, with the protein MLEDGKIFIGASRNPDDSINKPEYLDLKFGNRHGLVTGATGTGKTVTLQVLAEGFSRAGVPVFAADIKGDLSGIAAKGEPKDFLIKRAEQIGFADYEFDQFPVIFWDLFGEKGHRVRTTIAEMGPLLLARLMDASEPQEGVINIAFKIADQAGLPLLDLKDFSSLLNYMGENASELSSQFGLISKASVGSIQRALLVLEQQGAEHFFGEPALKISDIMRTGNNGYGQISVLAADKLMMNPRLYATFLLWLLSELFEELPEIGDPDKPKLVFFFDEAHLLFNDAPRVLTERVEQVVRLIRSKGVGVYFVTQNPLDVPETVLAQLGNRVQHALRAYSPREQKAVRTAADTFRPNPAFDCATVITNLGTGEALVSTLETKGAPSIVERTLIRPPSGRVGPVTEVERRQVMDRSPVLGVYDEDVDRESAFEMLTARARKAAEAEAAKRAQEEAQAQQTSAGTTSGWSLPGFGGSDDEQPSRGQSRGRSSGYQRETVVEAAMKSVARTVATQVGRALVRGILGSLKR; encoded by the coding sequence ATGCTCGAGGATGGCAAGATTTTCATCGGCGCCAGCCGCAATCCGGACGACAGCATCAACAAGCCGGAATATCTCGACCTGAAATTCGGCAACCGCCACGGCCTGGTGACGGGCGCCACCGGCACCGGCAAGACGGTGACGCTGCAGGTGCTGGCGGAAGGTTTTTCCAGAGCCGGCGTTCCGGTCTTTGCCGCCGACATCAAGGGCGACCTTTCCGGCATCGCCGCCAAGGGCGAGCCGAAGGATTTCCTCATCAAGCGGGCCGAGCAGATCGGTTTTGCCGATTACGAGTTCGACCAGTTCCCGGTGATCTTCTGGGACCTCTTCGGCGAGAAGGGCCACCGGGTCCGCACCACGATCGCCGAAATGGGACCGCTGCTTCTGGCGCGCCTGATGGATGCCTCCGAGCCGCAGGAGGGCGTCATCAACATCGCCTTCAAGATCGCCGATCAGGCAGGCCTGCCGCTGCTCGACCTCAAGGATTTTTCCTCGCTGCTCAACTATATGGGCGAGAATGCGAGCGAGCTTTCCAGCCAGTTCGGCCTGATTTCCAAGGCTTCCGTCGGCTCTATCCAGCGCGCGCTGCTCGTTCTCGAGCAGCAGGGTGCCGAGCATTTCTTCGGCGAACCGGCGCTGAAGATTTCCGACATCATGCGCACCGGCAATAACGGCTACGGCCAGATTTCCGTGCTTGCCGCCGACAAGCTGATGATGAACCCCAGACTTTACGCCACCTTCCTGCTCTGGCTACTCTCCGAGCTTTTCGAAGAGCTGCCGGAAATCGGCGATCCGGACAAGCCGAAGCTCGTCTTCTTCTTCGACGAGGCGCATCTGCTCTTCAATGATGCGCCGCGGGTCTTGACCGAGCGCGTCGAGCAGGTCGTGCGCCTGATCCGCTCGAAGGGCGTCGGCGTCTATTTCGTCACGCAGAACCCGCTCGACGTGCCGGAAACGGTGCTCGCCCAGCTCGGCAACCGCGTGCAGCACGCGCTGCGCGCCTATTCGCCGCGCGAGCAGAAGGCGGTGAGGACAGCCGCCGATACCTTCCGCCCCAACCCGGCCTTCGATTGCGCCACCGTGATCACCAATCTCGGCACCGGCGAGGCGTTGGTTTCGACGCTGGAGACCAAGGGCGCGCCGTCGATCGTCGAGCGCACGCTGATCCGCCCGCCATCCGGCCGCGTCGGCCCGGTGACGGAGGTGGAACGCCGGCAGGTTATGGACCGGAGCCCAGTGCTCGGTGTCTATGACGAGGATGTAGACCGCGAATCCGCCTTCGAAATGCTGACCGCCCGTGCCAGGAAGGCTGCCGAAGCAGAAGCCGCAAAGCGGGCGCAGGAGGAGGCTCAAGCGCAGCAGACGAGCGCCGGAACGACCTCCGGCTGGAGCCTGCCCGGCTTCGGCGGCAGCGATGATGAACAGCCAAGCCGCGGCCAATCGCGCGGACGTTCGTCCGGTTATCAGCGCGAAACCGTCGTGGAAGCCGCGATGAAGAGCGTAGCACGGACGGTTGCGACGCAGGTCGGCCGGGCGCTGGTACGCGGCATTCTGGGGAGTTTGAAGCGGTAA
- a CDS encoding TetR/AcrR family transcriptional regulator: protein MRKEPRQARSRATVEMIIEAGARILSNEGWAGFTTNKVADTAGLSVGSLYQYFPDKLSLIEAIRRRHLNDCLAVMRKCQIEGLTAAQFVANLVQGMIAAHSTCPGLHRVLLDDAPIFDGYMNPNSTFEVEYLAYYEKAVATYRRRELDMIDRTAALLISDAIDGVIHNAARRGTLRDPAVQSELIRLVSLYLADGGEVAAP, encoded by the coding sequence ATGCGGAAAGAACCGCGCCAGGCGCGCTCCCGAGCGACCGTTGAAATGATAATTGAGGCCGGTGCTCGCATTCTGAGTAACGAAGGGTGGGCCGGGTTCACAACCAACAAGGTCGCTGACACGGCCGGGTTGAGTGTTGGCTCGCTCTACCAGTATTTTCCGGACAAACTCTCGTTGATCGAAGCGATCCGCCGCCGTCATCTCAATGATTGTCTTGCCGTCATGCGGAAGTGCCAGATCGAAGGGCTAACAGCGGCGCAATTCGTCGCAAACCTGGTCCAGGGAATGATCGCCGCCCATAGCACCTGCCCCGGGCTCCATAGAGTTTTGCTCGATGACGCCCCCATCTTCGATGGGTACATGAATCCTAACAGCACATTTGAGGTGGAGTATCTCGCCTACTATGAGAAAGCCGTCGCCACCTATCGGAGACGCGAGCTCGATATGATCGACCGCACAGCCGCGTTGCTCATCTCCGATGCTATTGACGGCGTCATCCACAACGCCGCCCGCCGTGGCACGTTAAGGGACCCGGCCGTGCAGAGCGAGCTTATCCGCCTGGTCAGCCTGTACCTCGCAGATGGAGGCGAAGTAGCCGCACCTTAG
- a CDS encoding DinB family protein: protein MSTLLHTLYGYHAWANRDLFGKLATLDRERHKAEIHTALRLINHYYVVAQIFAAHLSGARHHYTSDNTIETPTLDVLDAAVKASDQWYLDYVGKVTTADLSEAVQFAFTDGDKGYMTREEMLTHVVLHGGYHRGEVGRILSQLSISPPWDTFAVYLHRTEPGRRLQGGNQSVSA from the coding sequence ATGAGCACATTGCTTCATACTTTGTATGGCTATCATGCATGGGCCAACCGTGACCTATTCGGTAAGTTGGCAACGCTCGACCGGGAGAGGCATAAGGCAGAAATTCATACGGCCTTGCGGCTCATTAACCACTATTATGTCGTCGCCCAAATATTTGCTGCTCATCTGAGCGGCGCTCGGCATCACTATACGTCCGACAATACAATCGAAACTCCGACGCTAGACGTACTGGATGCGGCGGTGAAGGCTTCCGATCAGTGGTATTTGGACTATGTCGGGAAGGTTACGACTGCGGATCTTTCCGAGGCTGTTCAGTTCGCCTTTACGGATGGCGACAAGGGATACATGACGAGAGAGGAGATGCTTACGCACGTTGTGCTGCACGGGGGTTACCACCGGGGCGAGGTCGGCCGGATACTTTCTCAGCTTTCCATTTCACCGCCGTGGGATACTTTTGCGGTCTATCTTCACCGGACCGAACCGGGTCGCCGGCTGCAGGGTGGAAACCAGTCTGTTTCTGCTTGA
- the zwf gene encoding glucose-6-phosphate dehydrogenase: MPNAKPTPPTTLVIFGATGDLTRRLLVPAIINLTRGAMVGDDLDILGIGIEPGDDETLRGRLDDFLAGLGDGEPLVKDPAWARLRQRISYISGDFTGEGIYLEIAKRLSSAPSGNAAFYLAVPPRFFGGIVEKLAGHGLAAENENTFRRIAIEKPFGTDLASARALNAQILSNVDESQIYRLDHFLGKETVQNLLTARFANMMIESLWNSRYIDHVQITAAETVDVGSRGAFYDATGALRDMVPNHLFQLLAMIAMEPPNSFDAEAIRNEKSKVLKALRVYTPEEAAAHGVRGVYSGGWLNGAEIPAYHETPQVAPDSKTETFVALKLYADTWRWAGVPFYLRTGKAMTARDTEIVVTFQPVPFAQFRETDVTRRLPPNKLVIQVQPDEGMSLEISIKSPGLSVDTVPVSLDFRYADQFDIGKMTGYESLIYDLLIGDQTLFQRADGIEAGWAAVQPFLDLWAKGGDPEAYAPGSMGPACADGLIERDGRHWHGLGVLQAKKK; encoded by the coding sequence ATGCCAAATGCCAAGCCCACGCCGCCCACCACTCTGGTCATCTTCGGGGCGACCGGCGACCTTACCCGACGGCTTCTCGTTCCGGCGATCATCAATCTCACCCGCGGCGCTATGGTCGGCGACGATCTCGACATTCTCGGCATCGGCATCGAGCCCGGCGACGACGAGACGCTGCGGGGGCGACTGGACGATTTCCTGGCCGGCCTCGGGGATGGCGAACCGCTCGTCAAGGATCCAGCCTGGGCACGGCTGCGGCAGCGGATCAGCTATATTTCCGGTGATTTCACCGGCGAGGGAATCTATCTGGAGATCGCCAAGCGCCTGTCTTCGGCGCCGAGCGGCAATGCGGCCTTCTATCTCGCCGTGCCGCCGCGCTTCTTCGGTGGGATCGTGGAGAAGCTCGCGGGTCACGGACTCGCCGCCGAGAACGAGAACACCTTCCGCCGCATCGCCATCGAAAAGCCCTTCGGAACGGACCTCGCCTCAGCGCGGGCGCTCAACGCGCAGATCCTGAGCAACGTCGACGAGAGCCAGATCTACCGGCTCGACCATTTCCTCGGCAAGGAGACCGTCCAGAACCTGCTCACGGCGCGTTTTGCGAACATGATGATCGAATCGCTGTGGAACAGCCGCTATATCGATCATGTGCAGATCACGGCGGCCGAAACCGTCGATGTCGGCAGCCGCGGCGCCTTCTACGACGCGACGGGGGCGCTGCGCGACATGGTGCCGAACCACCTGTTCCAGCTGCTCGCCATGATCGCCATGGAGCCGCCGAACAGCTTCGACGCCGAAGCGATCCGCAACGAGAAGAGCAAGGTGCTGAAGGCGCTGCGCGTCTATACGCCAGAAGAAGCGGCAGCACACGGCGTTCGCGGCGTCTATTCCGGTGGGTGGCTGAACGGCGCGGAAATCCCCGCCTATCACGAGACGCCGCAGGTGGCGCCGGACAGCAAGACCGAGACCTTCGTGGCGCTGAAGCTCTATGCCGACACCTGGCGCTGGGCGGGCGTGCCCTTCTACCTGCGCACCGGCAAGGCGATGACGGCGCGCGACACGGAGATCGTCGTGACATTCCAACCCGTGCCCTTCGCACAGTTCCGCGAGACCGACGTCACGCGGCGCCTGCCGCCGAACAAACTGGTCATCCAGGTGCAGCCGGACGAAGGCATGAGCCTGGAGATATCGATCAAATCGCCCGGGCTTTCGGTCGACACCGTGCCGGTTTCGCTGGACTTCCGCTATGCCGACCAGTTCGACATCGGCAAGATGACCGGCTACGAATCCCTCATCTACGACCTGCTGATCGGCGACCAGACGCTGTTCCAGCGCGCCGACGGCATCGAAGCCGGCTGGGCGGCGGTGCAACCTTTCCTCGACCTATGGGCGAAGGGCGGAGACCCGGAAGCCTACGCCCCCGGCAGCATGGGCCCTGCCTGCGCCGACGGCCTCATCGAACGCGACGGACGGCACTGGCATGGGCTTGGCGTGCTGCAGGCGAAGAAAAAATGA
- the tam gene encoding trans-aconitate 2-methyltransferase has protein sequence MAWSASQYVKFEDERTRPARDLLAQVPLERVERAIDLGCGPGNSTELIIDRYGKEGVSGLDSDLNMLEAAQKRLPGTAFTEADLAIWQPEEPADLLFANAVFQWLPNHLDIFDRLMDGLSKGGVLAVQMPDNLGEPTHLLMEESAHAGPWKTAFEKKSVRRNPLPPPPAYYSRLIGKSARVDIWHTIYNHPMANAGAIVEWVKGTGLMPYLAHAGEEHREAFLADYLARVERAYPKMADGRVLLRFPRLFLVAVKG, from the coding sequence ATGGCCTGGTCCGCCAGCCAATATGTGAAGTTCGAGGATGAGCGGACACGCCCGGCGCGCGATCTCCTGGCGCAGGTGCCGCTGGAGCGGGTCGAACGCGCGATCGATCTCGGCTGCGGGCCGGGAAATTCGACCGAACTCATCATCGACCGCTACGGCAAGGAAGGCGTGTCCGGGCTCGACAGCGACCTCAACATGCTGGAGGCCGCGCAGAAGCGGCTTCCAGGCACTGCCTTCACCGAGGCCGACCTTGCGATCTGGCAGCCGGAGGAGCCCGCCGATCTGCTCTTCGCCAATGCCGTCTTCCAATGGCTGCCCAACCATCTCGACATCTTCGACCGGCTGATGGACGGCCTTTCCAAGGGCGGTGTACTGGCCGTGCAGATGCCCGACAATCTCGGCGAGCCGACACATCTGCTGATGGAGGAAAGCGCCCATGCCGGACCATGGAAGACGGCGTTCGAAAAGAAGAGCGTGCGCCGCAACCCCCTTCCGCCGCCGCCGGCCTATTACAGCCGCCTGATCGGCAAATCCGCGCGCGTCGATATCTGGCACACGATCTACAACCACCCGATGGCGAACGCCGGGGCGATCGTCGAATGGGTGAAGGGAACGGGTCTGATGCCCTACCTCGCCCATGCCGGCGAGGAACACCGCGAGGCATTTCTTGCGGATTATCTTGCGCGTGTAGAGAGAGCCTATCCGAAGATGGCGGACGGGCGGGTGCTGCTGCGCTTCCCGCGGCTGTTTCTGGTGGCGGTGAAGGGTTAG
- a CDS encoding cysteine hydrolase family protein — MVPLTLLQHAGVTPKTADWSKSAVVVIDAQNEYVDGGLPLHGVTAAVEEIHALLDAARRDGVPIIHIVHHAPGSGLFATGSYGAEIIPALTPSGGEAVIPKTLPNAFAGTTLAAALAAIAEQTGRSDVILVGFMTHMCISATARAALDLGIKATVIASAAASRDLPDPLGGMIPAETVHRTALAEIADRFATVVPGIETIVNRHATV; from the coding sequence ATGGTTCCCCTCACCCTTCTTCAGCATGCGGGCGTCACGCCGAAAACCGCCGACTGGTCGAAGTCGGCCGTTGTCGTGATCGACGCGCAGAACGAATATGTGGACGGCGGACTGCCGCTTCACGGCGTCACGGCAGCCGTCGAAGAAATCCACGCACTGCTCGATGCCGCCCGGCGCGATGGCGTTCCGATCATTCATATTGTTCACCACGCCCCGGGCAGCGGCCTCTTCGCGACCGGCTCGTATGGTGCGGAGATCATTCCCGCGCTGACGCCTTCTGGCGGTGAGGCCGTTATCCCGAAGACGCTTCCCAATGCCTTTGCCGGAACCACGCTTGCCGCGGCTCTCGCAGCAATTGCCGAGCAGACCGGCCGCTCCGATGTGATCCTCGTTGGCTTCATGACGCATATGTGCATCAGCGCCACGGCGCGCGCGGCACTCGATCTCGGCATCAAGGCGACTGTCATCGCATCCGCTGCTGCGAGCCGCGATCTGCCGGACCCGCTCGGCGGCATGATCCCGGCCGAGACGGTACACCGAACGGCTCTGGCGGAGATTGCCGACCGTTTCGCGACGGTCGTCCCCGGCATTGAAACGATAGTCAACCGGCACGCAACGGTCTGA
- a CDS encoding LysR family transcriptional regulator, which produces MTEQKRTDVDWEDLRFFAALARHRSLSATARALKVNHATVARRIAALESVLGFALFERRADGYQLSRHGTAILSEAGAMESAASAIRDRLAYTNGPSGRVRLTTTRSIADLVIAPRLGDVLGGLANVELEIVTDIRVHSLAQREADIALRLGHPKDSDLTGKRVATIGYAFYASKAAAETVDESGPARLIGFDLDTDGVAEARWLETRFGRDAFTFRSSSNIVQASAAAAGLGIAMLPRFVAEHNPALVEIDYGEAMPDRELWMLAPANLVDIPRIRAIWDGLAQVFSASRERL; this is translated from the coding sequence ATGACTGAGCAAAAACGCACAGATGTCGATTGGGAGGATTTGCGCTTTTTCGCGGCGCTGGCAAGGCACCGCAGCCTCTCGGCGACGGCGCGGGCGCTGAAGGTCAACCATGCGACCGTTGCACGCCGCATCGCCGCGCTGGAAAGCGTCCTCGGCTTCGCGCTCTTCGAGCGGCGTGCCGACGGCTATCAGCTCAGCCGCCACGGAACCGCGATCCTGTCCGAGGCGGGTGCCATGGAGAGTGCTGCATCGGCGATCCGCGACCGGCTGGCTTATACGAATGGCCCGAGCGGCCGTGTGCGGCTGACGACGACCCGTTCCATCGCCGATCTCGTCATCGCGCCGCGGCTCGGTGACGTGCTGGGCGGGCTTGCGAACGTCGAACTCGAAATCGTCACCGATATCCGCGTGCATAGCCTTGCCCAGCGCGAAGCCGATATCGCACTGCGGCTCGGACACCCGAAGGATAGCGATCTCACCGGGAAGCGTGTGGCGACGATCGGATACGCCTTCTATGCATCGAAAGCGGCTGCCGAGACTGTTGATGAAAGCGGCCCAGCCCGGCTCATCGGATTTGACCTGGACACCGATGGCGTTGCCGAAGCCCGCTGGTTGGAAACGAGGTTCGGCCGGGATGCCTTCACCTTCCGCTCGAGCAGCAATATCGTGCAGGCAAGTGCCGCAGCCGCCGGGCTCGGCATCGCCATGCTTCCGCGCTTCGTCGCCGAGCATAACCCGGCTCTGGTCGAGATCGACTATGGCGAGGCCATGCCCGATCGCGAACTCTGGATGCTTGCCCCCGCCAATCTGGTCGATATCCCGCGCATCCGCGCGATATGGGATGGCTTGGCTCAGGTGTTCTCTGCGTCGAGGGAAAGACTCTAG
- a CDS encoding PIN domain-containing protein, whose protein sequence is MDERTASLAIKAIADYGRGRGHPAQLNPADCFSYACAKALGISLLYKGRDFAKTDLAGPA, encoded by the coding sequence ATGGACGAGCGCACGGCAAGCCTCGCTATCAAAGCCATCGCCGATTACGGAAGGGGCCGAGGCCACCCGGCGCAGCTCAATCCCGCCGATTGCTTCTCCTATGCCTGCGCCAAGGCACTCGGCATTTCTCTCCTTTACAAAGGGCGCGATTTCGCAAAGACGGACCTAGCTGGACCGGCCTAG
- a CDS encoding metallophosphoesterase yields the protein MLIAQISDIHASPSNDNLARLDRAISWLATVQPDVVVVSGDLVNGGWREGYVQITAALQSLACRTSFLPGNADDRTVMRAAMPEAAYWADGERMHFAERHGAALIVGLDTCVDGHAHGDVTEHLPWLRQTLASDPSAIPLLFMHHHVFPTGISPLDDVMCVGADALSDLLSSGIRRPIAICSGHVHRPMASLIAGIPAYISGSICPANPLLLDPLREPPVTDPPALMIHDLRNGRLVSSHVSV from the coding sequence ATGCTGATCGCCCAGATAAGCGATATCCACGCCAGCCCCAGCAATGACAACCTTGCCCGGCTTGACAGGGCGATTTCCTGGCTGGCCACGGTGCAGCCGGATGTCGTCGTGGTGTCCGGGGATCTCGTCAACGGCGGCTGGCGGGAAGGCTACGTGCAGATAACTGCCGCGTTGCAAAGTCTCGCGTGCCGCACTTCATTCCTCCCCGGCAACGCGGACGACCGCACCGTCATGCGCGCGGCGATGCCCGAGGCCGCCTATTGGGCCGATGGCGAAAGAATGCATTTTGCCGAACGCCATGGCGCCGCGCTGATCGTCGGCCTCGACACATGCGTCGACGGACACGCCCATGGCGATGTCACGGAACATCTCCCGTGGTTGCGGCAGACTCTGGCGAGCGATCCGTCAGCCATACCGTTGCTCTTCATGCATCATCATGTCTTCCCTACCGGCATATCGCCTCTAGATGATGTCATGTGCGTAGGTGCGGATGCGCTGAGCGACCTGCTATCGAGCGGCATAAGACGCCCCATCGCAATCTGCAGCGGTCATGTCCATCGGCCAATGGCGAGCCTGATCGCAGGTATTCCGGCGTACATATCCGGCTCGATCTGTCCCGCCAATCCTTTGCTGCTCGATCCGTTACGCGAACCGCCTGTCACCGACCCTCCCGCCCTCATGATCCATGATCTTCGGAACGGCCGGCTGGTCAGCAGTCACGTTTCCGTCTGA
- a CDS encoding zinc-dependent alcohol dehydrogenase family protein yields the protein MKAMYYEAFEQAPDIRTVPDPTPSEDGVVIAIAATGLCRSDWHGWMGHDPDIRLPHVPGHELAGKIVATGRGVMRFKAGDRVTVPFVSGCGHCSECHSGNQQVCPNQFQPGFTRWGSFAEYVAIDYADTNLVHLPNSVDDATAASLGCRFATSFRAVADQARTGPGEWIAIHGAGGVGLSAIMIASALGANPIAIDISEEKLAFARECGAVATINAAAVADVAEAVREITKGGAHVSIDALGHPVTCFNSIKNLRRRGRHVQIGLMLGEHSTPQIPMAQVISHELEIYGSHGMQAWRYDAMLSMLAAGKIAPQKLIGRTISLEEAVPALMAMDRAEGTGISVITRF from the coding sequence ATGAAAGCCATGTATTACGAAGCCTTCGAGCAGGCTCCAGACATCCGCACCGTGCCTGACCCCACGCCGAGCGAGGACGGCGTGGTCATCGCCATCGCCGCGACCGGCCTTTGCCGCAGCGACTGGCACGGCTGGATGGGGCACGATCCGGATATCCGCCTGCCGCATGTGCCGGGACACGAGCTCGCCGGAAAGATCGTCGCCACCGGCAGGGGCGTGATGCGCTTCAAGGCGGGCGACCGGGTGACCGTGCCCTTCGTTTCCGGCTGCGGCCATTGCAGCGAATGCCATTCTGGCAACCAGCAGGTCTGCCCGAACCAGTTTCAGCCCGGTTTCACGCGTTGGGGCTCGTTTGCCGAATATGTCGCGATCGACTATGCCGACACCAATCTCGTGCATCTGCCCAACAGCGTCGACGATGCTACGGCGGCAAGCCTCGGCTGCCGTTTCGCCACCTCGTTCCGCGCCGTTGCCGACCAGGCGCGCACCGGACCCGGCGAGTGGATCGCCATCCATGGCGCGGGCGGCGTCGGCCTTTCGGCAATCATGATCGCCAGCGCGCTCGGCGCCAATCCGATCGCGATCGACATTTCCGAGGAGAAGCTTGCCTTTGCGCGCGAATGCGGGGCAGTGGCGACAATCAACGCGGCGGCTGTCGCCGATGTCGCAGAAGCCGTGCGCGAGATCACCAAGGGTGGCGCGCATGTCTCGATCGACGCGCTCGGCCATCCCGTCACCTGCTTCAACTCGATCAAGAATCTCCGCCGCCGCGGCCGCCATGTGCAGATCGGGCTGATGCTCGGAGAGCATTCGACGCCGCAAATCCCGATGGCGCAGGTGATCAGCCATGAGCTGGAAATCTACGGCAGCCACGGCATGCAGGCCTGGCGCTACGACGCCATGCTCTCCATGCTTGCCGCCGGCAAGATTGCTCCGCAGAAGCTGATCGGCCGGACGATCAGCCTGGAAGAGGCGGTGCCGGCGCTGATGGCGATGGACAGGGCGGAAGGAACCGGGATCAGTGTGATTACGCGGTTCTGA
- a CDS encoding branched-chain amino acid aminotransferase has protein sequence MPVDTSPRTATWTHVEGEWLPGNPPLIGPTSHAMWLASTVFDGARWFDGIAPDLDLHCQRVNHSAVNMGLKPLKAAEEIEALAWEGIGKFDGKTPIYIKPMYWGEHGSPGSVVSVDAESTRFALCLFEAPMGGHSGSSLTVSPFRRPSPETATTDAKAGGLYPNSGRAIAEARSRGFDNALMRDLNGNVAETASSNIFMVKDGVVSTPAANRTFLAGITRARVMGLLRQAGFDVREVALSVEDFMNADEIFTSGNYSKIVGVHRLDGRDFEDGPVTRKALDLYMDWAHGRTHSGE, from the coding sequence ATGCCCGTCGATACATCGCCCCGCACGGCCACCTGGACCCATGTCGAGGGCGAGTGGCTTCCCGGAAATCCGCCGCTGATCGGCCCGACCTCGCATGCCATGTGGCTTGCGTCCACGGTCTTCGACGGCGCCCGCTGGTTCGACGGTATTGCGCCGGATCTCGACCTGCACTGCCAGCGCGTCAACCACTCCGCTGTCAACATGGGCCTGAAGCCTCTGAAGGCGGCCGAGGAGATCGAGGCGCTTGCCTGGGAGGGGATCGGGAAATTCGACGGCAAAACGCCGATCTACATCAAGCCGATGTATTGGGGCGAGCACGGCTCGCCGGGTAGCGTCGTCTCCGTCGATGCGGAATCGACCCGTTTCGCGCTCTGCCTTTTCGAAGCGCCGATGGGCGGCCACAGCGGCTCGTCGCTGACCGTCTCGCCCTTCCGCCGTCCGTCGCCGGAAACGGCGACGACGGACGCCAAGGCAGGCGGGCTTTATCCGAACAGCGGCCGCGCCATCGCCGAAGCGCGAAGCCGCGGCTTCGACAATGCCCTCATGCGCGACCTGAACGGCAACGTCGCCGAAACGGCATCCTCCAACATCTTCATGGTCAAGGACGGCGTCGTCTCCACGCCTGCCGCCAACCGCACTTTCCTCGCCGGCATCACCCGCGCCCGCGTCATGGGTCTGCTGCGCCAGGCAGGCTTCGACGTGCGCGAAGTGGCGCTTTCCGTCGAAGATTTCATGAATGCCGACGAAATCTTCACCAGCGGCAACTACTCCAAGATCGTCGGCGTCCACCGCCTCGACGGCCGCGATTTCGAAGACGGCCCGGTCACCCGCAAGGCGCTCGATCTCTACATGGACTGGGCCCACGGGCGCACTCATAGCGGCGAGTAG